The Novosphingobium sp. Gsoil 351 genome contains the following window.
AATGAAAAAACCCTCTTTCGCGCGCGCGTTTGGAAACGCGGGCCAAGACGGGCGCAAACGGCAGCATCCGCGCCCCATGGCACAATCGGGCATGGGTAGGAAAATGGTTCGTTGGGGTGTGGGCGCGAGGATCAGCATACCCAAACCCTCGCCCCTTCGGGGGAGAGGATACGGAGCCTTGCAAACTTGTTCGCTAGGCGCAGTTGGAGAGGGGGCCGCGACGTAGCGCTACGCCGCGGCCCCCTCTCCAAGCTTCGCTAGTTCCTGCGGAACAAGCTGCGCTATCCTCTCCCCTGAAGGGGCGAGGAAGATTCACCCCAACCGCGCCAGCGCCGCCGCTAGCCGCTCGGCCTCGGTGGCGTGGTGGGCGTGATCGGCGCGCGCCTTTTCGACCGCCTCGGGCTTGGCCCTTTCGACGAACGCGGGGTTGGAGAGGCGGCCTTCGAGCGACCTGGCTTCCTTGGTCGAGGCTTCGAGCGCCTTTGCAAGCCGAGCTTTTTCGGCGGCGATGTCGATCACGCCTTCGAGCGGGATCACGAAGTTGTCATTGGCAACGCCGATCTGCATCGCGGCTCCGGTTGGAGCGGGATCGAACCGTACTGCCGAGAGCCGCGCCAGTCGCTCGATCGCCGGGCCGTTGCGCTCGATCAAGTCGCGCGTCGCCGCTCCGCCTGCGGGCAGATATGCGGCCAGCTTTGCCCCCGGGGCAATGCCCAGTTCGGCCTTGGCCGTGCGGACGTTGCCGACCAGCTCGATCATCCATTCGATCTCGCGCTTCGCTTCCGTATCCACCGCCGTCCCTGGCTCGGGCCACTTCGCCACGATCAGCTCGTACGGCCGCGCGCCCATGCTGTGCCACAGTTCCTCGGTGACGAACGGCATGAACGGGTGCAGCATCACCAGGATCTGGTCGAGCACCCAACCGGCGACCTGGCGGGTCTCTTCGTCGAACGAACCCTTGATCAGTTCGATGTACCAGTCGCAGAACGTGTCCCACACGAAGTGGTAGATCGCGTTGGCGGCGGCGTCGAAGCGCAGGTCGACCATGGCCTGGTCGAGGGCGGCGAGCGTCTCGACGACTTCGCCTATAATCCAACGGTTTACCGCAGATTTTGCTGCGGGTGCCGCGAGCGTCGCCGACGCAGCAATTCCGTTGCTCTGACAGAACCGTGCAGCATTCCACAGCTTGGTGGCGAAGTTGCGATAGCCCTCGACCCGGCGCTCATCCATCTTGATGTCGCGGCCCTGGCTTTCCATTGCCGCCATGAAGAAGCGCAGCGCGTCGGCCCCGAACTGGTCGATCAGGCCCAGCGGATCGACCACGTTGCCCTTCGACTTGGACATCTTCTGGCCATCGGGCGCGCGGACCAGGCCGTGGAGGTAGAGCCGCTTCCACGGAACCTCGCCCATCAGCTTCATCCCCTGCATCGCCATCCGCGCGTCCCAGAAGAACAGGATGTCGAAGCCGGAGATCAGCAGGTCGTTGGGGTAGTGGCGCTTCAATAACGACCCTTCGCCAGGTCCGAGCAAGGTCGCGGTTTCGCTATCTTCCGGCCAGCCCAGCGTGGCGAACGGCCACAGCGCGGAGGAGAACCAGGTGTCGAGGACGTCCTCGTCCCGCGTCAGACGCCGGTCGTCGCCGGCCAGGGCGCGCGCGGCGGCCTCGTCTTCGGCAACGAAGATATTCTCGTTGTCGTCAAACCAAGCCGGAATCCGATGCCCCCACCACAACTGGCGGCTCACGCACCACGGTTGGATGTTCTCCATCCAGTTGAACCAGGTCTTCTCCCAGCTCTTGGGAACGATCTCGATCCGGCCGTCGCGCACCGCCGCGATCGGGGGCTGGGCGAGAGTCTTGGCGTCGACGTACCATTGGTCGGTCAACCACGGTTCGATCACCACGCCGCCGCGGTCACCGAAGGGGGTGGGGATGGTCCGCGGTTCGCAGTCGTGTTCGGCGCCGTCCTTGTCCACGAATGGTACCAGGAAACCCCGTTCCTTCATCCGCTGGACGACCAGGTCGCGTGCGACGAAGCGGTCGAGGCCCAGGAAATCGGCGGGCACCAGCCCGTCGGCGGTCTGCACCACCTGCGCCTCACCATCGAACATGTTGAGCATCTCGCCCGGCCTGAACCCGGCGCGCTTGCCCACCTCGAAGTCGTTGAAGTCGTGCCCCGGGGTGATCTTGACCACGCCGCTGCCCAGTTCGGGATCGGCGTGCTCGTCCGCCACCACCGGGAACAACCGCCCGGTGAGCGGCTGGAGGATCTGCTTGCCGACGATCCCGGCGTAGCGCGCGTCGGTCGGATGCACCGCCACCGCCATGTCCGCCAGCATCGTCTCGGGCCGGGTGGTCGCCACCTCCACCGAGCCGCTGCCGTCGGCCAGCGGGTACCTGAACCGCCAGAACCCGCCCTTGACGTCCTGCGTCTCGACCTCGAGATCGCTGATCGCGGTCTTGAGCTTGGGATCCCAATTGACCAGCCGTTTGTCGCGATAGATCAGGCCTTCGTTGTAGAGATCGACGAACACCTTGGTCACCGCGCGGGTGAAGTGCGGGTCCATGGTGAACTGCTCTCTGGACCAGTCCATCGAGCATCCGAGGCGGCGGAGCTGGCGGGTGATCGTCCCGCCGCTCTCGTGCTTCCACTCCCACACCCTGGCGACGAAGTCCTCACGCGTGTGGTTGGTGCGCTTGTCCTGGCGCAGCTCCATCTCGCGCTCGACCACCATCTGGGTGGCGATCCCGGCGTGGTCGGTGCCGACCACCCACAACGCGTCCTTGCCGCGCAGCCGCTCATAGCGGACGACCACGTCCTGCAGCGTGTTGTCGAGCGCGTGGCCGATGTGGAGGCTGCCGGTGACGTTGGGCGGCGGGTTGACGATGGTGAACGGCGTTGCCTCGGGCCGATCGGGGCGGAACAGGCCGTGGCATTCCCAATGCGCATACCAGCGCGCCTCGATGGCGGTGGGATCGAAGGTCTTGGCCAGGGTTTCGGGGGCCGGGGTCGCGGGATCGTCAGGGGTCATGGCCGCGGGGCTTTGCCAGCGGGAATGCTGCACCGCAAGCACGCGCGAGCCGCCGGTCGGCGGGATTGGCCCGATACACTTGTCGCGGCACGGTTTTTGCCGCAAGACCCCGGCCATGCGGGCACTTGCCGATTACACCCTGGAACCCGGCGCGGATGGCGCGGCGACGCTGGCTTTGCGCGGGCCGATGGTGGTGTGGGGTGTCGGCCCGATGGACCGCAAGCTGCGTGAGCTTCAGGACAAGATCGCCAGGGTCGATCTCGCCGGGGTCGAGTGCATGGACACCGTCGGGGCGTGGACCGCGTGGCGCGTCGCACGCGACCATGATGCAGAGATCGTCGGCGGCACGCCCGAGGCCAACAAGCTAATCGAGGCGGTCAAGGCCTCGGCCGGCAAGGGCGACATCCGCCCCGAACGCGGCAGCCTGGTCGAACGCGTGCCCGAGGCGGTCGGCACGCTGGTGACCGGGATGGCGCAGGGAACGCTGGCCTCGATCGCATTCCTCGGCACGATCATCATGGCGATCGGCACGGTGATCCGCCATCCGCGCCGTTTCCGAACGAAGGCGCTGGTCCACCAGATCGAGCTGGTCGGGGTCTCCAGCCTGGGGATCATCGGTCTGATGAGCTTTTTGATCGGCATCGTCGTCGCCCAGCAGGGCGCAGTCCAGCTCCAGCAGTTCGGCGCCGAGATCTACACGATCAACCTGACCGGGCGGCTGTGCATGCGTGAGCTGGGCGTGCTGATGACCGCGATCATGGTCGCCGGCCGATCGGGTTCGGCGTTCGCCGCGCAGATCGGCACGATGAAGCTGACCGAGGAAGTGGACGCGATGCGCACCATCGGGGTCTCCCCGGTCGAGGCGCTGGTCCTCCCCCGCCTGCTCGCTGCGGTGCTGATGATGCCGCTGCTGGGGTTCTATTCGACCGTCGTCGCGGTGATCGGCGGCGCGTTCGTCGGGAACTTCGCGCTCGACATCCCGTTCTGGACGTTCCTGTCGCGAATTCAGGAAGTGGTGCCGCTGCACGATGTCTGGGTCGGGCTGGTCAAGGCCCCGGTCTTCGGGCTGATCATCGGCCTGGCGGGGTGCTACAACGGGATGCAGGTCAAGGCCAATGCCGAGGAAGTGGGCCTGCGCACCACCGCGGCGGTGGTCATGGCGATCTTCATGGTGATCGTGCTCGACGCGTTCTTCGCGGTGTTCTTCACCAAGGTCGGCTGGGCGTGAGCGACACGGTCGAATTTCCGGATGAGGCGCTCGATCTCAATCTCGACGAGTTCACCGGCGAATACCCGATCCGCGTCCATGGGTTGAAGAACGCATTCGGCGATCAGGTGGTCCACGAAGGCCTGGACCTCGACGTGCGCAAGGGCGAGATCCTCGGCGTGGTCGGCGGCTCGGGTACCGGCAAGTCGGTGCTGATGCGCTCGATCATCGGTCTGCAAATCCCCTGCCGAGGGTGACATCGAGGTGCTCGGGCGCTCGATCACCGGGGCGCAGGAAGACGACGACATCGACATCCGCAGCCGCTGGGGCGTACTGTTCCAGGGCGGGGCGCTGTTCTCGACGCTGACCGTGGCCGAGAACGTCGAAGTTCCGCTCAAGGAGTTCTTCCCCGAGATCAGCCCCGAACTGATGCACGAGATCGCGCGCTACAAGGTGGTGCTGTCGGGGCTGCCCGAGGAGGCGACCAGCAAGTATCCCGCCGAGCTTTCCGGCGGCATGAGGAAGCGCGCCGGGCTGGCCCGCGCGCTGGCGCTCGATCCCGAACTGCTGTTCCTCGACGAGCCGACCGCCGGGCTCGATCCGATCGGCGCGGCGGCATTCGACAGCCTGATCGTCGAGCTCAAGCAGGCACTCGAACTGACCGTGTTCCTGATCACCCACGATCTCGATACCCTCTACGAAATCTGCGACCGGATAGCGGTTCTGGCCGATGGCAAGGTGATCGCGGTGGGGACGATCCCCGAACTGCTCGCCACCGATCACCCGTGGATCCAGGAATACTTCAACGGTCCGCGCGGACGCGCCGCGAAGGACACCAAGGACCGCCTCGATGCGGGCCGCGCGCCGATTTCCACGGCAAAAGCCGTGGACTCGACGGCGCGGGCCGAGGCATAAGAACGCCAGGGGCAAGATCATGGAAACGCGCGCAAATCATCTCTGGGTGGGAGCCGTCAGCCTGATGCTGCTGGCCGCGCTGGCGGCCGGAATCATCTGGCTCGCGCGGCTCAACAACGGCGATCAGAAGGAATACGACATCTTCTTCAAGCAGTCGGTCGACGGGCTGGCGCGCGGCTCGCAGGTGGCGTTCTCGGGGGTGCCCGCGGGGCAGATCAAGACCATCGAGTTGTGGGAGAAGGACCCGGAATTCGTCCGCGTGCGGATCACTGTCGATGAGAAGATCCCGATCCTGCTCGGCACCGTGGCGACGATCCAGGGCAGCTTCACCGGGGTCTCGGCGATCCAGCTCGATGGCGCGGTGCGCGGCGCTCCGCCGATCACCGAGCCCGGCCCCGAAGGCGTGCCCGTGATCCCGACCAAGCAGGGCGGGATCAACGCGATCCTCAACAACGCGCCGCTGCTGCTAGAACGCCTGGCCACGCTGACCGAGCGGCTGACGCTGCTGCTGTCGGACAAGAACCAGGAATCGATCCAGGGCATTCTCGCCAACACCGAACGCTTGTCGGGCAACCTCGCCGACAGTTCGCCCAAGGTCGACCGGGTGATGAGCGAGCTGCAACTGACCCTGCGCCAGGCCAACGAGACGCTGGCGAGCTTCGAGGCGGCGGGGGATTCGCTCAACAAGACGCTCGACAACAACGGCGACCGGCTCGCCGATCAGCTACGCTCCACGCTCAAATCGGCGCAGGGCGCGGCGGACGAGCTCAAGGCGACTTTGGGCGACGCGCGCCCCGCAGCCAAGCAATTGACCGAGCAGACCCTGCCCGCCGCGGAGGCTGCGATGCGCGATCTGCGCGCGACCAGCCGCTCGTTGCGCGAGGTCACCGATCGGCTCAATGATCAAGGCGCGGGTGGGGTGATCTCCGGACCCAAACTGCCCGACTACAAGAAGTGAGAAGGATGCGTCACATGAGGGCCGGAACGATCGCGCGCATCGCGCCGCTTGCTGCGCTGGCGTTGCTTGGCGGCTGCATCAGCTTCGGCGCCAAGGCCCCGCCGACGCTGTTCGACCTGACCGCCGAGAACCCCGCCCCCGCCGGCGCCGGCCAGAGCGGTTCGCTTTCCAGCGCGCTGGTGGTCGAGGTGCCCGAAGCTCCGCTCGCGCTCGCCGTCACCCGCGTGCCGGTGCAGATCGACGCCTCGAACCTCGCCTACGTCAAGAACGCCGGGTGGGTCGAACGCCCGGCGCGGCTGATGCAGCGGCTGCTGGCCGAAACGATCCGCGCCAAGGGGAGCCGCCTGGTGCTGGAAAGCGAGCCGGGAACGGGGGCCAGCGAGGTGCTGTCCGGACGACTGCTGGCGATGGGCTTCGACGCCCAGACCAATATGGCGGTGGTGCGCCTCGACGCGATGCGCAGCAGCAAAGGCGGCCTGGTACAGGTCCGCCGCTTCGAAGCCACCCAGGGCGCCTCGGCCAAGCCCGAAGCGCTCGGCCCCGCGCTCAACCGCGCCGCCAACGACGTCGCGCGGCAAGTGGCGGAGTGGGTGGGTTAGGACCCTTTGGCACCAACGAAACGATCTTTGAAAGGCGCGGTAGACTTGAAAGTCAGCCGCGCGCGTTCTTGCGCCGCGTCGCCCAGCCTTTCCTTGCCGCCGCCGAACGATCCTCGGCCGATCGCGACGAACTCGCGGCTCCGCCCTTGCGTGCCGGGGCTTTGTTCTCGGCCTTGCCGCGACCCGAACCGGATTTTTTGCCGCCACCGCTCATCGCGTTGACCGTCGCCCAGGCGCGGCCTTCGGCCTCTTTCACTGAGACGCCGCGGTCCTCATAGCCTTGCTCAATGTGTTCGGCCTGGCGTTTCTGCTTGTCGGTATAGGCGTCCTTGTCGCCACGGGGCATCTGCGTTCTCCTCGCGTTGCGTTCCCGTCCGTTTGCGTAAGTGCTTGAGA
Protein-coding sequences here:
- a CDS encoding valine--tRNA ligase — translated: MTPDDPATPAPETLAKTFDPTAIEARWYAHWECHGLFRPDRPEATPFTIVNPPPNVTGSLHIGHALDNTLQDVVVRYERLRGKDALWVVGTDHAGIATQMVVEREMELRQDKRTNHTREDFVARVWEWKHESGGTITRQLRRLGCSMDWSREQFTMDPHFTRAVTKVFVDLYNEGLIYRDKRLVNWDPKLKTAISDLEVETQDVKGGFWRFRYPLADGSGSVEVATTRPETMLADMAVAVHPTDARYAGIVGKQILQPLTGRLFPVVADEHADPELGSGVVKITPGHDFNDFEVGKRAGFRPGEMLNMFDGEAQVVQTADGLVPADFLGLDRFVARDLVVQRMKERGFLVPFVDKDGAEHDCEPRTIPTPFGDRGGVVIEPWLTDQWYVDAKTLAQPPIAAVRDGRIEIVPKSWEKTWFNWMENIQPWCVSRQLWWGHRIPAWFDDNENIFVAEDEAAARALAGDDRRLTRDEDVLDTWFSSALWPFATLGWPEDSETATLLGPGEGSLLKRHYPNDLLISGFDILFFWDARMAMQGMKLMGEVPWKRLYLHGLVRAPDGQKMSKSKGNVVDPLGLIDQFGADALRFFMAAMESQGRDIKMDERRVEGYRNFATKLWNAARFCQSNGIAASATLAAPAAKSAVNRWIIGEVVETLAALDQAMVDLRFDAAANAIYHFVWDTFCDWYIELIKGSFDEETRQVAGWVLDQILVMLHPFMPFVTEELWHSMGARPYELIVAKWPEPGTAVDTEAKREIEWMIELVGNVRTAKAELGIAPGAKLAAYLPAGGAATRDLIERNGPAIERLARLSAVRFDPAPTGAAMQIGVANDNFVIPLEGVIDIAAEKARLAKALEASTKEARSLEGRLSNPAFVERAKPEAVEKARADHAHHATEAERLAAALARLG
- a CDS encoding plasmid stabilization protein, producing MPRGDKDAYTDKQKRQAEHIEQGYEDRGVSVKEAEGRAWATVNAMSGGGKKSGSGRGKAENKAPARKGGAASSSRSAEDRSAAARKGWATRRKNARG
- a CDS encoding ABC transporter permease, translating into MRALADYTLEPGADGAATLALRGPMVVWGVGPMDRKLRELQDKIARVDLAGVECMDTVGAWTAWRVARDHDAEIVGGTPEANKLIEAVKASAGKGDIRPERGSLVERVPEAVGTLVTGMAQGTLASIAFLGTIIMAIGTVIRHPRRFRTKALVHQIELVGVSSLGIIGLMSFLIGIVVAQQGAVQLQQFGAEIYTINLTGRLCMRELGVLMTAIMVAGRSGSAFAAQIGTMKLTEEVDAMRTIGVSPVEALVLPRLLAAVLMMPLLGFYSTVVAVIGGAFVGNFALDIPFWTFLSRIQEVVPLHDVWVGLVKAPVFGLIIGLAGCYNGMQVKANAEEVGLRTTAAVVMAIFMVIVLDAFFAVFFTKVGWA
- a CDS encoding ABC-type transport auxiliary lipoprotein family protein, which encodes MRAGTIARIAPLAALALLGGCISFGAKAPPTLFDLTAENPAPAGAGQSGSLSSALVVEVPEAPLALAVTRVPVQIDASNLAYVKNAGWVERPARLMQRLLAETIRAKGSRLVLESEPGTGASEVLSGRLLAMGFDAQTNMAVVRLDAMRSSKGGLVQVRRFEATQGASAKPEALGPALNRAANDVARQVAEWVG
- a CDS encoding MlaD family protein; amino-acid sequence: METRANHLWVGAVSLMLLAALAAGIIWLARLNNGDQKEYDIFFKQSVDGLARGSQVAFSGVPAGQIKTIELWEKDPEFVRVRITVDEKIPILLGTVATIQGSFTGVSAIQLDGAVRGAPPITEPGPEGVPVIPTKQGGINAILNNAPLLLERLATLTERLTLLLSDKNQESIQGILANTERLSGNLADSSPKVDRVMSELQLTLRQANETLASFEAAGDSLNKTLDNNGDRLADQLRSTLKSAQGAADELKATLGDARPAAKQLTEQTLPAAEAAMRDLRATSRSLREVTDRLNDQGAGGVISGPKLPDYKK